The following are from one region of the Mannheimia granulomatis genome:
- a CDS encoding ABC transporter permease: MAQTNIKSTALEQPVSLARDGFMAWFSQMSTRYGLLWLCVLLVIIFSLTTESFASMLTLNAILESKSKIALLALAATTTMIVGKIDLNVGFGIVLWHILVITLQVQYGFSWYMAILIVLVIAALYGLLNGILVALADIDSFVATLGSGTVLYAVALWHSGGRQIVGDLPDEFIALNSKEIFGIPISAFYVLAVAIVMWLVTEHTPTGRCMYAVGGNPTAARLNGINIKKYTIVPFIVSSVITAFTGVLISAQQGVGQASVGMDYLLPALVGAFLGSTTIRPGRINVWGTVVGIAILAIGISGIQQFGGAFWVEPLFNGATLLLSITIAGYAQRKRLLNQKAVQKKSTN; this comes from the coding sequence ATGGCTCAAACAAACATCAAATCCACCGCGTTAGAACAACCGGTCTCTCTCGCTCGTGACGGCTTTATGGCGTGGTTCTCGCAAATGTCCACCCGCTACGGCTTATTATGGCTGTGCGTATTATTGGTGATTATCTTCTCACTCACCACCGAATCTTTTGCCTCAATGCTGACTTTAAATGCGATTTTGGAAAGTAAATCGAAAATCGCCCTACTTGCGTTAGCTGCGACTACCACAATGATCGTCGGTAAAATCGACCTGAACGTTGGTTTCGGTATCGTGTTATGGCACATTTTAGTGATTACCCTGCAAGTGCAATACGGTTTCTCTTGGTATATGGCGATTTTAATCGTATTAGTGATCGCTGCCCTTTACGGCTTGCTAAACGGTATTTTAGTTGCCTTGGCAGACATCGACAGCTTCGTGGCAACCCTCGGTTCAGGCACAGTGCTGTATGCGGTGGCATTATGGCACTCGGGTGGTCGTCAAATTGTGGGCGATTTACCCGATGAATTTATCGCCTTAAACAGCAAGGAGATTTTCGGTATTCCGATTTCCGCATTCTATGTGTTGGCGGTGGCTATCGTGATGTGGTTAGTGACCGAACACACCCCAACCGGCCGTTGTATGTACGCCGTTGGTGGTAACCCAACCGCCGCTCGTTTAAACGGGATTAACATTAAAAAATACACCATCGTGCCGTTTATTGTCTCGAGCGTTATCACTGCGTTCACCGGCGTGCTGATCTCCGCACAACAAGGTGTGGGTCAAGCAAGCGTGGGGATGGACTACTTACTGCCTGCTCTGGTGGGGGCATTCTTAGGCAGTACTACGATTCGCCCGGGGCGGATTAACGTATGGGGAACGGTGGTCGGTATCGCCATTCTGGCAATCGGGATTTCAGGTATTCAACAATTCGGTGGAGCGTTCTGGGTTGAACCGCTATTTAACGGGGCGACATTGTTACTCT